A single Palaemon carinicauda isolate YSFRI2023 unplaced genomic scaffold, ASM3689809v2 scaffold474, whole genome shotgun sequence DNA region contains:
- the LOC137636977 gene encoding uncharacterized protein isoform X1 — protein MIPCNRMKTIISLLLLLAVVKLIHCQDHEQMIVLTLQGIMLKLESINGQLKGHDELLQRIPDMQEKFQHLENSLQDVQEKLEHLENNLQGHHELLQRIPDMQEKLQHLENNLQDVQQEQGNLKTYFQGLSRETAQCLKGEDLEHLTSVSAAANQEIKSFHEEMSEVIAWSRKDKCSEGSLLCGQLGSCKNTPFSFTCSCPSGFTWDGSECKDVDECAEGNDDCVPNATCKNSIGSYSCSCNKPLREMGEYPVSSSAEAQQKEYPELAA, from the exons ATGATTCCATGTAATAGGATGAAGACAATCATTAGTTTGTTATTACTCCTAGCAGTGGTGAAATTAATCCACTGTCAGGACCATGAACAAATGATTGTTTTGACCTTACAAGGAATCATGCTGAAACTAGAAAGCATCAATGGCCAACTGAAAG GGCATGACGAGCTTCTACAAAGAATTCCTG atatgcaggagaaattccaacatcttgaaaatagtcttcaag atgTGCAGGAGAAACTcgaacatcttgaaaataatcttcaag GGCATCACGAGCTTCTACAAAGAATTCCGG atatgcaggagaaacttcaacatcttgaaaataatcttcaag atgTGCAGCAGGAACAAGGGAATCTGAAAACTTATTTTCAAG GACTCAGCCGAGAGACTGCACAGTGTCTCAAAGGGGAAGACCTAGAACACTTGACTAGTGTATCAGCAgcag CCAATCAAGAAATCAAGTCTTTTCACGAGGAGATGTCCGAAGTCATCGCTTGGTCACGAAAAG ACAAGTGCTCAGAAGGAAGTCTCCTCTGTGGACAGTTAGGATCATGCAAGAACACACCGTTCAGCTTCACCTGTTCTTGTCCTTCTGGTTTCACCTGGGATGGTTCAGAATGTAAAG ACGTCGATGAGTGTGCTGAAGGCAATGACGACTGTGTCCCCAATGCAACATGCAAGAATAGCATTGGGAGTTACAGCTGCTCCTGCAACAAACCTTTGAGGGAGATGGGAGAATATCCTGTG agttcCAGTGCAGAAGCCCAGCAAAAAGAGTACCCGGAGTTGGCTGCATAA
- the LOC137636977 gene encoding uncharacterized protein isoform X2, which translates to MIPCNRMKTIISLLLLLAVVKLIHCQDHEQMIVLTLQGIMLKLESINGQLKGHDELLQRIPDMQEKLQHLENNLQDVQQEQGNLKTYFQGLSRETAQCLKGEDLEHLTSVSAAANQEIKSFHEEMSEVIAWSRKDKCSEGSLLCGQLGSCKNTPFSFTCSCPSGFTWDGSECKDVDECAEGNDDCVPNATCKNSIGSYSCSCNKPLREMGEYPVSSSAEAQQKEYPELAA; encoded by the exons ATGATTCCATGTAATAGGATGAAGACAATCATTAGTTTGTTATTACTCCTAGCAGTGGTGAAATTAATCCACTGTCAGGACCATGAACAAATGATTGTTTTGACCTTACAAGGAATCATGCTGAAACTAGAAAGCATCAATGGCCAACTGAAAG GGCATGACGAGCTTCTACAAAGAATTCCTG atatgcaggagaaacttcaacatcttgaaaataatcttcaag atgTGCAGCAGGAACAAGGGAATCTGAAAACTTATTTTCAAG GACTCAGCCGAGAGACTGCACAGTGTCTCAAAGGGGAAGACCTAGAACACTTGACTAGTGTATCAGCAgcag CCAATCAAGAAATCAAGTCTTTTCACGAGGAGATGTCCGAAGTCATCGCTTGGTCACGAAAAG ACAAGTGCTCAGAAGGAAGTCTCCTCTGTGGACAGTTAGGATCATGCAAGAACACACCGTTCAGCTTCACCTGTTCTTGTCCTTCTGGTTTCACCTGGGATGGTTCAGAATGTAAAG ACGTCGATGAGTGTGCTGAAGGCAATGACGACTGTGTCCCCAATGCAACATGCAAGAATAGCATTGGGAGTTACAGCTGCTCCTGCAACAAACCTTTGAGGGAGATGGGAGAATATCCTGTG agttcCAGTGCAGAAGCCCAGCAAAAAGAGTACCCGGAGTTGGCTGCATAA